Proteins encoded within one genomic window of Bacteroides sedimenti:
- a CDS encoding SusD/RagB family nutrient-binding outer membrane lipoprotein encodes MKHNIIFKKGRFFITLLSVVALFSCTDGFETLNTYPLEPPYVPGSTDPGQTDNDINLPDTISKTELNSLKQGANSIGALFRNYSYQGLVNDYQRTTNLTHDIYGGYFATNKVDFLNCSPNYIYTDGWSAKRWDHFYKERCAEYKTLARTFKYVNSEAYRNAYYITRIYFVFLTSTMTDTYGDMPFTPYLQCASIPEKVPYDTQKVVYDKMLRILKQATDSIKPGKCSFKFSSSEDKCYQGDEEKWLRFANTLRLRLALRISNIDPVRAKQEGEAALTQTYGVMKSQEDRMKTIPAYAPVAMGGDNDGGNENEVANCSFRYVDAVMSKDLELAYKNQSNILDPRCEISWYRPTPMELLSVGIEFTEQDYNGCEIGSSAIEHASDVYSVLRVNSTDDKSILKDDYWFGYSREYLWLGYSECLFLKAEAALRGWGGVGQTPEELFKEGIRANFDYYHLPATKATNYINGLKIYSGAIENPFATGNKESQLEQIITQKWLSIFPNGNEGWAEFRRTDYPRLRNHLNNLDGNIPGKKFINRVRYPNDEYDYNPENVPSFGTVNQSTRVWWDVEDTNAASGERNSINNFR; translated from the coding sequence ATGAAACACAATATTATTTTTAAGAAAGGTAGATTTTTTATAACTCTGTTATCTGTTGTTGCTTTGTTTTCTTGTACTGATGGATTTGAAACATTGAATACATATCCTCTTGAACCTCCTTATGTGCCAGGTTCAACTGACCCGGGGCAAACTGACAATGATATAAATTTACCAGACACTATTTCTAAAACAGAACTGAACTCATTGAAACAAGGAGCCAATAGTATTGGAGCACTCTTTAGGAATTATTCGTACCAAGGGTTGGTCAATGATTATCAGCGCACAACAAACCTCACACATGATATTTATGGTGGTTATTTTGCTACCAACAAGGTGGATTTCCTCAACTGTTCGCCCAATTATATCTATACAGATGGATGGTCTGCCAAACGCTGGGATCATTTCTATAAAGAACGTTGTGCTGAATATAAAACTTTGGCAAGAACATTTAAGTATGTAAATTCTGAAGCATATCGAAATGCATATTATATTACTCGTATCTATTTTGTGTTTTTGACATCCACAATGACTGATACATATGGTGATATGCCCTTTACTCCTTATCTGCAGTGTGCCAGTATTCCAGAGAAGGTGCCTTACGACACTCAAAAAGTAGTATACGATAAAATGCTCCGTATTTTAAAACAGGCTACTGATAGTATAAAGCCAGGGAAGTGTTCATTTAAGTTTAGCTCTTCGGAAGATAAATGTTATCAAGGAGATGAAGAGAAATGGCTTCGTTTTGCCAATACTCTTCGCCTTCGCTTAGCATTAAGAATCTCTAATATTGACCCGGTGAGAGCAAAACAGGAAGGAGAAGCTGCTTTGACTCAGACTTATGGAGTTATGAAATCGCAAGAGGACCGAATGAAGACAATACCTGCTTATGCTCCGGTTGCTATGGGAGGGGATAATGACGGTGGAAATGAAAATGAGGTAGCTAATTGTAGCTTCAGATACGTAGATGCTGTTATGTCAAAAGACCTGGAACTGGCATATAAAAATCAAAGTAATATATTAGATCCAAGGTGTGAAATCTCTTGGTACAGGCCAACACCGATGGAGCTGCTATCAGTTGGAATTGAATTTACCGAGCAGGATTATAATGGTTGTGAAATAGGGAGCAGTGCTATAGAGCATGCATCAGATGTTTATTCTGTATTACGAGTTAACTCAACTGATGATAAATCAATATTGAAAGATGATTATTGGTTTGGTTATAGCAGAGAATATCTTTGGTTGGGATATTCTGAATGTCTGTTCCTGAAAGCTGAGGCTGCATTAAGAGGATGGGGCGGAGTAGGCCAGACTCCGGAAGAGCTATTTAAAGAAGGGATCAGAGCCAACTTTGACTATTACCATCTTCCTGCAACTAAAGCAACCAACTATATCAATGGATTGAAGATATATTCAGGTGCGATTGAAAATCCTTTTGCAACAGGAAACAAAGAAAGCCAGTTGGAACAGATAATAACTCAGAAGTGGTTGTCGATATTCCCAAATGGGAACGAAGGATGGGCTGAATTCCGTCGTACGGATTATCCACGCCTCAGAAATCATCTAAATAATCTTGATGGCAATATTCCAGGCAAGAAATTTATTAATCGTGTTCGTTATCCGAATGACGAATATGATTATAATCCCGAAAATGTGCCAAGTTTTGGAACAGTGAACCAATCTACACGAGTATGGTGGGATGTTGAAGATACAAATGCAGCATCAGGAGAAAGAAACTCAATAAATAACTTCAGATAA
- a CDS encoding SusC/RagA family TonB-linked outer membrane protein: protein MKNNRWPQKLKLFKLFLIVALLFAAQSHLSAQINISLKNTTLGQVINIVKKQTKYKFFYEDRLSNIPIESVNVKNITLDKLLILVLKDKGVNYKIEENIVYLSPINAKPASEKQQKKGKLITGVVIDQSGEPLIGVSVKVNGTSIGTMTDINGKYSLDLIDSKSNVTFSFVGYKMQTHSVAKDDVLNVTLQEDVQNIGEVVVTALGIKREKKMLGYAVQDLKGEKLNQTGDPSVTSMLQGKVAGLQMNTSSTGLGGSTKITLRGNSSLTDNNQPLWVVDGVPFNDNNDSGASLYGGVDRGGATADINPEDIESISVLKGPNAAALYGSRAGNGVILITTKKGTKSKGFGVTYNGNVTWTNIASTLNMQDKYGQGKNNVYSPNSEYSYGALLDGHEYKAWNGETREYRRYGNKMKDYFDTGFSQTHNVAIGNVTEKSNYRASFGSTESNGVFNKERLSKINLDLKAGMQMNKILSMDSKISLSKTRAGNRPVYGKGGEIYQLLFIPNNILLSDLESFSDETHRHINWVGPSPTVMNPYYINYRYSNMDERWRAFGYYTLKLDFTPWLYGTAKYAFDYYHTNIEEIDRTNGIDDQANETYRSKEDNFFEHNVEFLLVGHNNINEKMRVGYTLGANEMFQKTSFLQGRSTNMNVKDYWYHNSAMGINVVENDISQRKTRSVFGSMQFAWDEYLALDLTARNDWSSTLPINNCSYFYPSANLSFIFSDFMKSMNRNLPSWVTFGKLRLSVAQVGKDTGPYQLYPLESWSQGATSPVSTKPSIKPNAQLKPEISSAYEAGLDMKFLDNRLGFDFTYYYNLTKNQIMTVPMSGEYFWKRINAGEIENKGYELMIYSTPFKAKDFEFNLDVNFAHNRSVVKKLSESAKYMSFNFNKDQLLVDVGAYEGGKLGDIFANVSYKRDANGNILTRNGLPLRTTERNNKAIGNIQPNLLMSVAPSFSYKGFTLYALFDMKSGGDVVSMSEAVATGFGTAKKTENREHIIFKGIDEGTGLPNTIEVSGESLYTLIGGENAIAEEFVYDASFIKLKELSLSYNFPVKTLKKTPFSAIKLSLVGRNLCYLLKHTPGTSPEGGFDTTMFSQAIDFTSVPYTRTFGFSANVSF, encoded by the coding sequence ATGAAAAACAATCGTTGGCCTCAAAAGCTAAAACTTTTCAAATTATTTTTAATAGTTGCGCTATTGTTCGCAGCGCAAAGTCACCTATCTGCTCAGATAAATATATCTCTGAAAAACACAACATTAGGACAGGTTATCAATATTGTCAAAAAACAAACAAAATATAAGTTCTTCTATGAAGACAGACTATCAAATATTCCGATCGAGTCTGTTAATGTCAAGAATATCACTCTGGACAAATTGCTCATTCTGGTCTTGAAAGATAAAGGAGTGAATTATAAGATTGAAGAAAACATTGTATACCTATCGCCGATAAATGCAAAACCCGCTTCTGAAAAACAACAAAAGAAAGGGAAACTAATTACGGGGGTTGTTATTGACCAATCGGGTGAGCCTTTGATTGGTGTGAGTGTAAAAGTGAATGGTACTTCGATTGGAACTATGACAGATATTAATGGAAAATATAGTTTGGATTTAATTGATTCGAAGTCGAATGTAACTTTTTCATTCGTTGGGTACAAAATGCAGACTCATTCTGTTGCCAAGGATGATGTACTCAACGTTACTCTGCAGGAAGATGTTCAAAACATAGGAGAGGTAGTGGTAACTGCTCTGGGTATTAAACGCGAAAAAAAAATGCTGGGTTATGCAGTGCAAGATTTAAAAGGAGAAAAGCTTAATCAAACTGGCGACCCTTCTGTAACTAGTATGTTACAAGGAAAGGTGGCAGGTCTCCAGATGAATACGTCTAGCACAGGTTTAGGTGGCTCAACAAAAATAACGCTTCGAGGCAACTCTTCATTAACCGACAATAATCAGCCTTTATGGGTAGTTGATGGGGTGCCGTTCAACGATAATAATGATTCGGGAGCATCTCTTTATGGAGGTGTAGATCGCGGTGGTGCAACTGCGGATATAAATCCGGAAGATATTGAATCTATTTCTGTGCTGAAAGGTCCCAATGCAGCCGCTCTTTATGGTTCAAGAGCTGGTAACGGTGTTATCCTGATTACAACTAAAAAAGGTACAAAGTCAAAAGGTTTTGGTGTTACATATAATGGAAATGTAACATGGACAAATATTGCATCAACCCTAAACATGCAAGATAAATATGGTCAAGGTAAAAACAATGTATATAGCCCGAACTCAGAGTATAGCTATGGTGCATTGCTTGACGGACACGAATATAAGGCATGGAATGGAGAGACAAGGGAATACCGGAGATATGGAAATAAAATGAAAGATTATTTTGATACTGGTTTCTCACAAACGCATAATGTGGCTATCGGGAATGTGACTGAAAAATCAAATTATCGTGCTTCATTTGGAAGTACGGAAAGCAATGGTGTATTTAATAAGGAAAGATTGAGCAAAATTAATCTTGATTTGAAAGCGGGAATGCAGATGAATAAGATTCTAAGCATGGACTCAAAGATCTCTTTGTCAAAAACAAGAGCCGGCAACCGTCCGGTATATGGGAAAGGTGGTGAAATTTATCAGTTGTTGTTTATTCCCAATAATATCCTTCTAAGTGATTTGGAATCTTTTAGCGATGAAACCCACAGACATATTAACTGGGTTGGTCCATCACCTACTGTGATGAATCCATATTATATTAATTATAGATATTCAAATATGGATGAACGGTGGAGAGCATTTGGTTATTATACCCTGAAACTAGATTTTACACCTTGGCTCTATGGTACTGCAAAGTATGCATTCGATTATTACCATACTAATATTGAAGAGATTGATAGGACAAATGGTATTGATGATCAGGCAAATGAAACATACAGATCTAAAGAAGATAATTTCTTTGAACATAATGTAGAGTTCTTGCTGGTAGGACATAACAATATTAATGAAAAGATGCGTGTGGGATATACGTTAGGAGCTAACGAAATGTTTCAGAAAACTTCTTTTTTGCAGGGACGCTCAACAAATATGAACGTAAAGGACTACTGGTATCACAATTCCGCTATGGGAATAAATGTGGTAGAGAATGACATCTCTCAGCGAAAAACCCGTTCTGTTTTTGGGTCTATGCAATTTGCATGGGATGAATATCTGGCACTGGACCTAACTGCCAGGAATGACTGGTCGTCAACACTTCCAATTAATAACTGCTCATATTTTTATCCTTCTGCCAATTTAAGTTTTATTTTTTCGGATTTTATGAAGAGTATGAATAGAAACCTGCCTTCTTGGGTTACTTTCGGAAAGCTTCGTCTGTCAGTTGCACAGGTTGGTAAAGACACAGGACCTTATCAGCTTTATCCTTTGGAATCCTGGTCACAGGGAGCCACATCACCGGTTTCTACCAAACCGTCAATAAAGCCCAATGCTCAGCTGAAACCTGAAATATCATCTGCTTATGAGGCTGGGCTTGACATGAAGTTTTTAGACAACCGACTAGGTTTTGATTTTACCTATTATTATAATCTGACAAAAAATCAGATTATGACTGTTCCTATGTCTGGTGAATATTTTTGGAAAAGAATCAATGCCGGAGAAATAGAAAATAAAGGATATGAATTGATGATTTATTCTACTCCATTCAAGGCAAAGGATTTTGAATTTAATTTGGATGTAAACTTTGCACACAACCGTTCGGTTGTTAAAAAACTGAGCGAAAGCGCCAAATATATGAGCTTTAACTTTAACAAGGATCAGTTATTGGTAGATGTAGGAGCATACGAAGGTGGTAAATTGGGTGATATATTTGCAAATGTTAGTTATAAGAGAGATGCCAACGGCAATATCTTAACCCGTAATGGCTTGCCTTTACGTACAACAGAAAGGAATAACAAAGCAATTGGAAATATTCAACCAAACCTATTGATGTCTGTTGCTCCATCTTTTTCCTATAAAGGGTTTACACTTTATGCGTTATTTGATATGAAATCCGGAGGTGATGTTGTTTCGATGTCAGAAGCTGTAGCCACTGGTTTTGGAACTGCTAAGAAAACAGAGAACAGAGAGCACATCATTTTTAAGGGAATTGATGAAGGGACTGGACTTCCCAATACAATCGAAGTTTCGGGAGAGTCATTATATACATTGATTGGCGGTGAAAACGCAATAGCGGAAGAGTTTGTTTATGATGCATCGTTTATTAAACTGAAGGAACTCTCTTTATCGTATAATTTCCCAGTAAAGACACTTAAAAAAACTCCATTTTCAGCTATAAAATTATCCTTAGTAGGAAGAAATCTTTGTTATTTATTGAAACATACTCCTGGAACAAGTCCAGAAGGTGGATTTGATACAACAATGTTTTCACAGGCCATTGATTTTACATCAGTGCCTTATACTCGTACATTCGGATTTTCGGCAAATGTTAGTTTTTAA
- a CDS encoding FecR family protein produces the protein MDNIEELLLKYFNGECSKDDWRKINLWLSESENNARELFLMEEAFHSGNNKHLYSSDNVEKARIRLYREIEKQDRSQNRSFRIYPILRYAAMIIIILTFGTMGTTYLVRYLSRTKEVVVSVSDNESVKEVQLPDGTKVWLNHSTILKYPESFGKDNRGVALNGEAYFEVKKDKSKPFIVSSDAMQIKVLGTIFNLKSSKYDRLAEVALIEGSVEVKGNRDEGHIVLTPGQKAELDLKNGRLVVKQVNAKYDAVWKDNLIPFEKATISQIANTLEHFYKVRIVVSPNTDKNTYSGVIRKRGSIDSVLNSLKNAIPFSYKIGSSNTIYINSSYKK, from the coding sequence ATGGATAATATAGAAGAATTATTATTGAAGTATTTTAATGGCGAATGCTCAAAAGATGATTGGAGGAAGATCAATCTATGGCTAAGCGAATCGGAGAATAATGCTAGAGAATTATTCTTAATGGAAGAGGCTTTCCATTCAGGCAATAACAAGCATCTTTATTCTTCAGATAATGTGGAAAAAGCCAGAATCCGATTATATAGAGAGATCGAAAAACAGGATCGTTCTCAAAACAGATCTTTTCGTATTTATCCTATTTTGAGATATGCTGCAATGATCATCATTATTCTGACCTTTGGAACAATGGGGACAACTTATCTGGTAAGATATTTATCCCGGACGAAAGAGGTTGTAGTCTCTGTCTCTGACAATGAATCAGTGAAAGAGGTACAATTACCTGATGGTACCAAAGTTTGGCTGAACCATTCTACCATTCTTAAATATCCGGAATCTTTTGGAAAAGATAATCGTGGAGTAGCTCTGAATGGAGAGGCTTATTTCGAAGTAAAAAAAGATAAGTCAAAACCGTTCATTGTAAGCAGTGATGCTATGCAGATAAAAGTACTTGGAACAATCTTTAATCTGAAGAGTAGCAAATATGACAGGCTGGCTGAAGTGGCTTTAATAGAAGGTTCGGTTGAAGTAAAAGGAAACCGGGATGAAGGACATATTGTGTTAACACCCGGACAAAAAGCAGAACTCGACCTAAAAAACGGGCGATTAGTGGTTAAACAAGTAAATGCAAAATACGATGCGGTGTGGAAAGATAACCTGATACCTTTTGAAAAAGCCACAATATCTCAAATAGCTAATACACTTGAACATTTCTATAAAGTGAGAATTGTTGTCTCTCCCAATACAGATAAAAACACTTATTCAGGGGTTATTAGGAAGAGAGGAAGCATTGATTCTGTACTCAATTCTTTAAAAAATGCCATACCTTTCAGTTACAAAATAGGTAGTTCCAATACAATTTATATAAATTCTTCCTATAAAAAGTAA
- a CDS encoding RNA polymerase sigma-70 factor, whose amino-acid sequence MKNSMNEDHVHIIFDGLFRRYYPKLLFYATRFLSNGEAEDIVQETFLELWKRKDVLDMDGQIQAYLYRLVYNKAINVLKHKKIENEYSTEVEEVYKRKIEFYEPDSNDTIKRLENMELRQEIDEMINQLPDKSRNVFKLSYLHGLKNKEIAETLSISERTVEAHMYKALKFLRNNLSHLSFLILLSLID is encoded by the coding sequence ATGAAAAACAGCATGAATGAAGATCATGTTCATATAATATTCGATGGATTATTCCGAAGATATTATCCTAAGCTACTTTTTTATGCAACCAGATTTTTAAGCAACGGAGAAGCCGAGGATATAGTACAGGAAACGTTCCTCGAACTTTGGAAGCGTAAAGATGTATTGGATATGGACGGTCAGATTCAGGCATATCTTTATCGGCTGGTGTATAATAAAGCAATTAATGTACTGAAGCATAAAAAGATAGAAAATGAGTATAGTACGGAGGTTGAGGAAGTTTACAAACGTAAAATAGAATTTTACGAGCCCGATTCTAATGATACAATTAAGAGATTAGAAAATATGGAGCTTAGGCAGGAAATAGATGAAATGATAAATCAACTTCCTGATAAAAGCAGAAATGTTTTTAAACTTAGCTACTTGCATGGCCTGAAAAATAAGGAAATAGCTGAAACACTCAGTATCTCTGAAAGAACTGTAGAGGCACATATGTACAAAGCCTTAAAGTTTCTTAGAAATAACTTAAGTCATCTCTCTTTTTTAATTTTATTAAGTCTTATAGATTAA
- a CDS encoding YhcH/YjgK/YiaL family protein has translation MIVSNLQNSKRIESLHPLFPQLFAYVKSHDLLHAELGRIEIDGDNLFINNVNPECVASDKQVLELHHDYIDVHILLEGKETIGWKATEDLSEEVKSYQKEGDCALYSDKPTTYVNIKPEEFVIVYPEDAHAPVIGEGKIRKLIAKVKL, from the coding sequence ATGATAGTATCAAATTTACAGAATAGCAAAAGGATTGAATCTCTTCATCCGCTATTTCCTCAGCTGTTTGCTTATGTAAAATCGCACGATTTGTTGCATGCCGAATTAGGACGTATAGAAATAGACGGTGATAATCTGTTTATTAATAATGTAAACCCGGAATGTGTAGCCAGCGATAAGCAGGTACTTGAGCTTCATCATGACTATATTGATGTACACATTCTTCTTGAAGGAAAAGAAACCATTGGATGGAAGGCCACTGAAGACTTGAGTGAAGAGGTTAAATCTTATCAGAAGGAAGGTGACTGTGCTCTTTATTCTGACAAACCTACTACCTACGTAAATATTAAACCCGAAGAGTTTGTGATTGTATATCCGGAAGATGCCCACGCACCGGTAATTGGTGAAGGAAAGATAAGAAAACTGATTGCAAAGGTTAAATTATAA
- a CDS encoding MFS transporter, protein MKNKKFYPWLVVALLWVVALLNYMDRQMLSTMQEAMKMDIVELNKAEAFGALMAVFLWIYGFMSPVAGMIADKMSRKWLIVGSLFVWSAVTYMMGYTENFSQLYILRGIMGVSEALYIPSALSLIADWHQDKSRSLAIGVHMTGLYTGQAIGGFGATVAAAFSWQATFHWFGIVGIVYSLFLIFLLHENPNHINVKKLTPDEPKEKSSMFKGLSLLFSNVAFWVILFYFAAPSLPGWATKNWLPTLFSENLGLPMAEAGPMSTITIAVSSFIGVILGGVLSDRWVQKNIRGRIYTGAIGLGLTIPSLLLLGFAHSFVGVIGAGLLFGIGYGMFDANNMPILCQFVSAKQRATAYGIMNMVGVFAGAAVTQLLGKWTDGGNLGLGFSMLGGVVLVALALQLLFLKPKADNVD, encoded by the coding sequence ATGAAGAATAAAAAATTTTATCCCTGGTTGGTTGTTGCTCTTTTATGGGTGGTAGCCTTGTTGAACTATATGGACCGTCAGATGCTTTCTACCATGCAGGAAGCGATGAAGATGGATATAGTTGAACTAAACAAGGCAGAAGCCTTTGGTGCCCTGATGGCTGTATTTCTTTGGATATACGGTTTTATGAGCCCGGTAGCCGGAATGATTGCCGATAAGATGAGCCGTAAATGGCTTATTGTAGGTAGCTTATTTGTTTGGTCGGCTGTGACCTATATGATGGGTTATACCGAGAACTTCAGTCAGCTATATATATTGCGTGGTATCATGGGGGTCAGTGAAGCCCTTTACATTCCTTCGGCTTTATCATTGATTGCCGACTGGCACCAAGACAAATCACGTTCGTTGGCCATCGGTGTTCACATGACAGGTCTTTATACCGGACAGGCCATTGGTGGTTTCGGGGCGACAGTTGCCGCTGCATTCTCCTGGCAGGCCACTTTCCACTGGTTTGGTATTGTTGGAATTGTCTATTCACTCTTCTTGATTTTCTTATTGCATGAAAACCCAAATCATATCAATGTGAAGAAACTGACTCCCGATGAACCGAAGGAGAAATCATCCATGTTCAAAGGACTGTCTCTTTTATTCAGCAATGTAGCTTTCTGGGTAATCCTGTTCTACTTTGCTGCACCAAGTTTACCGGGATGGGCAACCAAGAACTGGCTTCCTACACTCTTCTCTGAGAACTTAGGTCTTCCAATGGCCGAAGCTGGTCCGATGTCAACCATTACCATTGCGGTTTCTTCGTTTATCGGGGTTATTCTTGGAGGTGTTCTTTCTGACCGTTGGGTGCAAAAGAATATCCGTGGCCGTATCTATACCGGTGCAATTGGTTTGGGGCTGACTATTCCTTCCCTGCTTTTGCTTGGGTTTGCACACAGCTTTGTTGGTGTTATCGGAGCTGGTCTTCTGTTTGGTATCGGTTATGGTATGTTCGATGCAAATAACATGCCGATTCTCTGTCAGTTTGTTTCTGCGAAACAACGTGCAACTGCTTACGGTATTATGAATATGGTTGGTGTATTTGCCGGTGCTGCTGTGACTCAACTATTGGGTAAATGGACAGATGGTGGTAATCTGGGCTTAGGATTCTCTATGTTGGGGGGTGTGGTGCTTGTAGCATTGGCATTACAACTTTTGTTCCTTAAACCCAAAGCCGATAATGTAGATTAA
- a CDS encoding GDSL-type esterase/lipase family protein produces MKKILIFLLLLSSTSLWSKGKIKVACVGNSVTYGYLLPDREINAYPFQLQRMLGDGYEVGNFGKSGATLLNHGHRPYMQQEEFKKAMAFAADRVVIHLGLNDTDPRDWPNYRDEFINDYRALIDSFRRINPTCKIWICRLSPITHLHPRFRSGTRDWYGQIQLAIENIATHANVGLIDFEEGLFNRPDLLPDALHPNIEGAGILAKTVYSTLTGNYGGLQMPQIYSDNMVLQRDIPLNISGTANAGEKISVEINGQKQTTNASENGKWSVTLTPLKAGGPYTLSIQAKSKKLLYKNVLVGEVWICSGQSNMAFMLKQAVTAKEAIAGAKNPAIRLFDMKPRWDTYAVEWNASVLDSLNRLQYYKDATWKECEPENAASFSAIGYYFGKMLADSLGVPVGLINNAVGGSPCESWIDRRTLQYELPDMLNDYTRNDMLQDWVRERAALNVKQSKNKQQRHPYEPCYLFESGILPLAQYTVKGVAWYQGESNAHNMELYEKLFPMMVNSWRKYWNNPSMPFVYVQLSSLNRPSWPWFRDAQRRLMNQISDAYMVVSSDRGDSLDVHPRMKKEIGERAGRWMLNKVYKHDGVTPSGPLFRSVSFKDAVAYITFDYAQGLCTSDGKALRSFEIAGEDKVYYSASAEIMDGKVKIWSDKVNNPLFVRYGWQPFTRANLVNGSGLPASTFGNE; encoded by the coding sequence ATGAAAAAGATATTAATTTTCTTACTCCTTTTGAGCTCGACTTCTCTTTGGAGTAAAGGTAAAATTAAGGTAGCCTGTGTGGGTAATAGTGTAACTTATGGTTATCTGCTCCCTGACAGGGAGATTAATGCTTATCCTTTCCAGTTACAAAGAATGCTGGGAGATGGATACGAAGTAGGAAACTTCGGGAAGAGCGGCGCAACTCTGTTGAATCATGGACACCGCCCCTATATGCAGCAGGAGGAGTTTAAGAAAGCAATGGCTTTTGCCGCCGACAGAGTTGTAATTCATCTTGGATTAAACGATACGGACCCCAGAGACTGGCCCAATTACCGCGATGAATTTATAAACGATTACCGTGCATTAATAGACTCTTTCCGCAGAATAAACCCTACCTGTAAAATATGGATATGCCGGTTATCACCGATAACTCATCTTCATCCGCGTTTTCGCTCAGGAACCCGCGATTGGTATGGACAAATTCAGCTGGCAATTGAAAATATTGCAACTCATGCAAATGTTGGGTTGATTGATTTTGAAGAAGGACTATTTAACCGCCCCGACCTTCTGCCCGATGCCCTTCATCCCAATATTGAAGGTGCCGGAATATTGGCAAAAACGGTTTATTCTACCCTTACAGGAAACTATGGAGGATTGCAGATGCCTCAGATATATTCTGATAACATGGTACTGCAACGGGATATTCCTTTAAATATATCCGGAACAGCCAATGCCGGAGAGAAAATATCAGTAGAGATAAATGGCCAAAAACAGACAACCAATGCAAGTGAAAATGGGAAATGGAGTGTAACTCTTACTCCCCTCAAAGCAGGCGGACCATACACTCTCTCCATTCAGGCGAAGAGCAAAAAGCTATTATATAAAAATGTATTGGTAGGAGAGGTGTGGATTTGTTCGGGACAATCGAACATGGCCTTTATGCTGAAACAGGCTGTCACTGCTAAAGAGGCAATTGCCGGTGCAAAGAATCCTGCAATTCGTCTTTTTGACATGAAACCGCGTTGGGATACTTATGCCGTGGAGTGGAATGCAAGCGTACTCGATTCGTTGAATCGTTTGCAATACTATAAAGACGCAACTTGGAAAGAGTGCGAGCCCGAAAATGCGGCCTCTTTTTCTGCTATCGGTTACTATTTTGGAAAGATGCTGGCAGACAGTCTGGGAGTTCCGGTTGGATTGATTAATAATGCCGTGGGAGGTTCTCCTTGTGAATCGTGGATTGATAGACGTACGCTGCAATATGAACTGCCCGATATGCTGAATGATTATACCAGGAATGACATGTTGCAGGATTGGGTGCGCGAAAGAGCAGCGCTTAATGTTAAGCAATCCAAGAATAAGCAGCAACGTCATCCTTATGAACCGTGCTATCTATTCGAGTCGGGAATACTACCGCTTGCCCAATATACAGTGAAAGGAGTTGCTTGGTATCAGGGAGAATCGAATGCTCATAACATGGAATTATACGAAAAGCTTTTCCCAATGATGGTGAATAGCTGGAGAAAATATTGGAATAATCCTAGTATGCCTTTTGTTTATGTGCAGCTTTCCAGTCTGAACCGTCCAAGCTGGCCTTGGTTTCGCGATGCACAACGCAGGTTGATGAATCAGATTTCAGATGCATACATGGTTGTTTCGAGTGACAGGGGAGACTCACTGGATGTGCACCCCCGCATGAAAAAAGAAATTGGCGAACGCGCAGGACGATGGATGCTGAACAAGGTATACAAACATGATGGTGTAACACCTTCGGGACCACTGTTCCGTTCGGTTTCATTCAAAGACGCTGTAGCTTATATCACATTTGATTATGCTCAGGGACTCTGTACTTCGGATGGAAAAGCTCTTCGCTCGTTTGAAATTGCTGGTGAAGATAAGGTTTACTATTCTGCTTCGGCCGAGATTATGGATGGAAAAGTGAAGATTTGGTCGGATAAAGTAAACAATCCTCTATTTGTTCGGTATGGATGGCAACCGTTTACGCGGGCGAATCTGGTAAATGGCAGTGGCCTGCCTGCATCTACTTTTGGGAATGAATAA